Genomic window (Streptomyces yatensis):
GCGGGCTCGATCTGGCTGCCCTCGTGCCACTCGTTGAACGAGGTGATCGAGACCCAGGTGGGCGGGCCCCCGTTGGCGGGGGAGAGGGCGTTGTTCCACTCCAGGTCATAGGTGGCGCCGTCCTCGCGCTCCAGCGTGGGCGTGGTGTTCCCGGGCACGGCGCGGTCGTCGATATAGCCGGGGCCGATGGACGGCGCCCAGACCATGCCGTGGTCGCGGCAGTACGCGGCCGGGCCGGCCCACTGCGGGTTGTTGCCCGCGGCGATGGCGTCATAGGTGTACATGCCGCCGAAGTGCGCGACCTTCGACACATCGGTGGTCTGGGCCAGCACGATGGCGCGGTCGGCCACCTGGTCCAGCGGGGCCCAGTCCACGATCCGCAGGGACTCGAAGACGTAGTACGCGCCGCGGTCGCCGTGTGCCGCGTCCCGGTAGAAGGCCGGGTGGCCGCCGTACCGCTGGATGAGATAGCCGATGTCGTCCACCACGGACCGCGCGGTGCGGCCGGCGTAGGGCTCGATATGCCAGGCCACCTTCAGCCCGCGCGCGGCCGCCGCGTCCAGGAGCAGCGGCACCCGCTGGTCCTCGTAACCGCCCTGCCCCCACCAGCTGGTGACGAGCACCCCGGTTCCGGCCTGGGCCAGCCACCCCATATGGCGGTCGACCACGGCGCGGTCGCCGGAGTCGTAGGCCCCGGCCGCCGGGTAGAAGTCGGAGCCGATCCGGTCGGGCGGGGTGAGGCCGCCCTGCGGCCAGTGGCGCCAGGAGCCGTTGACCGCGGGGCTGCCGTACCAGGGGTAGTAGAAGATGTGCACGTATCGCGAGGGGGCGAGACGGGGCGCGGCGGCGGGTGTCCTGGGGGCGTCGGCGGATGCGGCGGCTGCCGCCCGGCCTTCCGCCGCGGCGAGCGCGCCGGCGCCCAGGGCGCCCGCGGCCGCGGCCGTCAGAAAGGTCCGGCGACGGGTGCCGGGGCTCTGTGCCATCTCATGGTCCTTCCGTGGGGGAGGAGCGGTGGGGGCCCTCGGCGACGGCGTCGGCGGTACGCCGGCCGTGGGTGGGGGCGAAGCCCAGCAGCCGGGTGCAGCGCGAGGCGTCGTACAGCCCCGCGAAGCGGGACAGCGGCGCCACGATCCTGGCGGTGGGGTGGTAGCGGGCCAGCAGTTCGGCCGTGGGGAGGTCCGAGGAGGTGTCGGCGGCCGTCACGTACAGCACATGGCTGCCGTGCACCTCTGCGCCGAGCGCGGCGCGCACCGCCGCGGCGGCGTCGCGGGTGTCCAGCCACCCCCACAGGTCGCTCGCGTGGTGTCCGGGATCCGCGCGCACGGCGGCCAGCTGGCGGGTCAGCCGTGGGCCGGTGCCGGTGAAGGGGAAGCGCAGACACACGGTGTCGGTGCCCCAGCGCCGGTGGGTGCCCTCGGCCACCTGCTCGAGGACCAGCTTGGAGAGTCCGTACGGGTCCTCGGCGAGCGTGGAGTGCGACTCGTCGACCGGTACGTAGCCGGGGGAGCGCGGGTGGGTCGACCACGCCAGCCCGAGCACGCCGATGCTGGAGGCGGCCACCACACGGCGCACCCCGGCGCGCCCGGCCTCGTCCAGCGTCAGATAGGCGGTGTGGCAGTTGGCGGTGAACTGGCCCGCCGGATCCCGGGTGTCGGGGTGCGGGATCGCCGCGAGGTGGACGAGCGCCGTCACCCCGCGCAGCGCCTCCCGCACCAGCTCGCGGTCGCGCAGGTCCCCGGCGAGGCTGCGCTCCAGGCGCCGGTCGTGGACGGGTTTCCGGTCGGCCGCGGTCACGTGGTAGCCGTGGTGCAGCAGATCCTCGACCACATGGCGCCCGATGTGGCCCGCGGCGCCGGTCACCAGGACGTGGGTCATCCCTTCACCGCCCCGACAAGCCCGTTACCGAAGTACCGCTGGAGCGCGAGGAAGGGTGTGTACGCGGACTCGTCGTTGAGCGACACCTTGGTGAGCGGATACGCGTTCCAGGCCGGGATCGCCGTCAGCAGCGCCACGGTGATCAGCGCCGGCCGGGCGAGCGGAAGGTGGACACGGGCGAAGACATGCGGCTCCCCGGCCCCTCGATCCGGACCCGGATGCCGGTCTTCTCCCCGAACTCCGCGGCGGCCGCCCGTAACCCCGCCACATGCTGCTGCTTGAACGTCCACATCGTCACGTCCGCGGAGCCCGCCCCCGAGGCGCTGCCGCCGCCGCTCAAGGACGGGGCCGACAGCGCAGCGGCGAGGGCCGGCGCCGCGAGGCGGGCGCGCGGTGACGGCGGGGAGGAACGCCCTGAGAGGGGGGAAAGCGGATTTCTGGCATGCATACGAGCCCCTGCCTCATGCCGATGCGTTCAGAAGACCGAATGACGTTGGAGTAACGGAACATAGGCTCGCCGTGATATAGCGTCAAGACAAGCTGCGTAAGGTGTCGGCAACCGGGGCCAGCGGGGCGCCGGGCCGGGGAGCGGAGGCTGGCGTGGAATCGGTGTCGGGAGCAGCGCGGATCCGGCGTCACGAGGACGTCAAGTCCGCAGCGCGCGTCCTGGAAGTGCTCGAACTCCTGGGTGCCGAGGGCGCCCGGCTCTCGCTCGCCGACATGGCGAGCACCCTGGCCGTGCCCAAGAGCAGCCTGCACGCCGTGTTGCGCACCATGGAGTCCCGCCGCTGGGTGGAGACCGACCCGTCGGGAACGCTGTACAGCCTCGGTCTCAAGGCGCTGCTGACCGGCACCGCCTATCTGGAGAGCGACGACCTCGCCGGGATCGCCGGGCCCGTGCTCGACCTGCTGGCCGAGGAGACCGGCGAGGCCGTCCACCTGGGCAGGCTGGACGATACGGACGTCGTCTACCTGGCCAAACGCGAATCCCGCCATGCCCTGCGGATGTACTCCGCGGTCGGCCGCCGGCTGCCCGCGCATGCCACCGCGCTCGGCAAGGCGATCCTGTCCCAGTACGACGCGGCCGAGATCCAGCGTCGGCTCAACTGGCCGCTGACGGCGCTGACTCCGAGCACCGTCACCGATCCGGACGAGCTGCTCGCCCAGCTCGCCGACGCCCGAAAGCGCGGCTGGGCGCAGGACGAGGGCGAGAGCTCGGTGGACATCCGCTGTGTGGCGGTCCCGCTCGGTACCGGCCACGGCGGCGGCGACGCGATCAGCTGCTCGGCGCCGCGCAGCCGGATGGACGACGCCCGGCTGAGCGAGATCGCCGCCCATGTCACCGAGGCGGCCCACTCGTTGCGGACCCTGCTGAAGCGGCTCGGCGAGCACTGATCCCCGCACACCGCCGCGCACCCCGGTCCGACCGTATCCCGGTACGGTCATTGACACCGCTCCTGAACCCTCTTTACGTTCGAATGGACGATTGCCATTCGGCTACCGGAATGGGAGCGCATGTCCGCACCCCATGAGCCGCACCTCCCGCCGGCCCAGGCCCCCTGGGTGGCGGAGCGCGGCGACAAGCTCCGCATCACCGCCGTACGCACGTTCCTGACGGGCCCGCAGGGCTGTCCGTACCTCATCGTGCGGATCGAGACCAACGATCCCGGGCTGTACGGCCTCGGATGTGCCAGCGACCCCCAGCGCACCCTGGCCGTCCGCAGTGTGATCGACGACTACCTCGCGCCGCTGCTGCGCGGCCGCGACCCCGGCGACATCGAGGACCTGCACCGCCTGGCCCTCAACAGCGCCTACTGGCGCGGCGGTTCGATCACCGGCAACGCCCTCGGCGGTGTCGACGTCGCCCTGTGGGACCTGAAGGCCAAGCGGCTCGGCGCCCCGCTGTACGCCCTCCTCGGCGGCCGCTTCCGGCACCGCGCCGCCGCCTACACCCACGTGGACGGCCGGGACGCCGAAGAGCTCGCCGACAAGGTCGCCGCCGCGCGCGAACGGGGCTTCGGACACGTCCGCGTCCAGACCGCCGTCCCGGGTTCCGACACCTACGGCGCCGCGCCCGCCGGCGCCGGGGAGGCGCGGGCCCGCCACGACCGCTCCGGCCGCTGGGACAGCGCCGCCTATCTGCGCGCGGTGCCCCCGGTGCTGCGCCGCACCCGCGAACTGGTCGGCGACGATGTCGAGTTGCTGCACGACGCACATGAGCGCCTCGACCCGCGCCAGGCCGTGGAGTTCCTGCGCCGGGTGGCCGACGCCGGGCTGTACTTCGTGGAGGATGTGCTCGCCCCGGAGGACGCCGCGCACTTCGCGCGGCTGCGCGCCGCGTCCCCGGTGCCCCTCGCGATGGGCGAGCTGTTCAGCGACCCCACCCAGTTCCTGCCGCTGCTGGCCGGACCGGTGATCGACTTCGCGCGGATCCGGATCCCCACGCTCGGCGGCCTCACCCCGGCTCGTAAGCTCGCCGCCGCCTGCGAACTGCACGGCGTCCGGCTCGCCCCGCACGGGCCGGGAGACGTCAGCCCGCTCGCGCAGGCGGCCACCGTCGCCCTCGACATCTCCAGCCCCGCCTTCGGTGTCCAGGAGGCGGCGACCTTCCGCGAGGCGGTTCTGGAGGTCTTCCCCGGAACGATCGTGCCGCGCCTGGGTGCGATGGAGCCCCGGGAGGCCCCGGGGCTGGGCGTCGACTTCGACGAGAGCGCCGCGCGCCGGTACCCCGCCCCCGAACCCCTGGCCCACGACCGCTGGGCCCTGCTGCGGACCACCGATGGGAGCGTGCAGAGGCCTTGAGACCGAACGCGACGAGCGCCACCCCCGCCTGTGGCGCCACCCCGCCTGTGGCGCCACCCCGCCTGTGGCGCCACCCCCGCCCGAGGCGCCACCCCCGCCCGAGGCGCCGCCGCAGACCGAGGGGGGACCGCTGTGGGAGAGCCCCTGAGGACAGGGCTGGCCGGGGCGGGGCGGACCTCGCTCCCGGTCGGCACCCCATGTTCCCGTCCCGAGCCCGTGCCCTTCGTGGGTGAGCTGTCCGCGTCGGCGGGCCACGGCTAGGACGGTGTCGAGTACGGGCACGAGGGTCCCCTCCACCCTGCCGAAGGCCCGTACCGCGGCGCGACGGCGCGCGCCTGTGCTCAGCACTTCCGCGAGTATCCCCACTGCATACGGAGGACCCACGTGCACAGGAAACGCCTCGGACTGCGCAGATCCCTCGCGCTGTTCACCGGAACACTGCTCACCGGAGCCACCCTGACGCTCACGGCCCCGGCGGCGGACGCGAAGCCCGACCCCGACCGGACGGCCGCCGCCCCCGTGTTCCAGCAGGTCACCCTCGCCAAGGGGGTGGCCGAGACGGGTGAGCCGATGTCGCTGGCCGTGTTGCCCGACCGCTCGGTGCTGCACACCTCACGCGACGGCACCCTGCGCCTCACCGACGCCGCCGGCACCACCAAGGTCGCCGGCACCCTGCCGGTCTACAGCCACGACGAGGAGGGGCTGCAGGGCGTCGGGGTCGACCCGGGCTTCGGCGCCAACCGCTTCATCTACCTCTACTACGCGCCGCCGCTGAACACCCCGGGCGGTGACGCCCCGGAGAACGGCACGGCCGCGGACTTCACCAGGTTCGACGGCGTCAACCGGCTCTCCCGGTTCGTGCTCAGGACCGACGGCACCCTGGACCGGGCCAGCGAGAAGACCGTGCTGGAGGTCAAGACCTCCCGCGGCATGTGCTGCCACGTCGGCGGCGACATCGACTTCGACGCCCAGGGCAATCTGTACCTGTCGACCGGCGACGACTCCAACCCCTTCGCCTCCGACGGCTACACCCCCATCGACGAGCGGGCGAGCCGCAATCCGGCCTTCGACGCCCAGCGCAGCGCGGGCAACACCAACGACCTGCGCGGCAAGATCCTGCGCATCAAGGTCAAGGCGGACGGCTCGTACGACATCCCGGCGGGCAACCTCTTCGCCCCCGGCACCGCGAAAACCCGCCCCGAGATCTACGCGATGGGATTCCGCAACCCGTTCCGGATGAGCGTCGACAAAGCCACCGGCGTGGTCTACGTGGGCGACTACGGCCCCGACGCGGGCAACGCCAGCTCCACCCGCGGTCCGCAGGGCATGGTGGAGTTCGCCCGGGTCACCAAGGCCGGCAACTTCGGCTGGCCCTACTGCGTCGGCAAGAACCAGCCGTACATCGACTACGACTTCGCCACCGGCACCTCCGGCTCCGCCTTCAACTGCGCCGCGCCGAAGAACACCTCGCCGAACAACACCGGCCTCACCGACCTGCCCCCGGCCCAGCCCGCCTGGATCCCCTACGACGGCGGGTCGGTGCCCGAGTTCGGCAACGGCTCGGAATCCCCGATGGCCGGACCGGTCTACCGCTACAACGCCAATCTCAACTCGCCGGTGAAGTTCCCGCAGGAGTACGACGGCGACTTCTTCGCGGGGGAGTTCGGCCGCAAGTGGATCAAGCGGATCGACCAGGGCGCGGACGGCACGGTCGGCTCCATCAACGCCTTCCCCTGGACCGGCACCCAGGTGATGGACATGGCCTTCGGCCCGGACGGCGCGCTGTACGTCCTGGACTACGGCACCGGATGGGGCGCGGGTGACGCCAACTCGGCGCTGTACCGCATCGAGAACGTCGTCGGCGGCCGGGCGCCGGTCGCCCAGGCGGCGGCCGACAAGA
Coding sequences:
- a CDS encoding glycoside hydrolase family 99 protein, producing the protein MAQSPGTRRRTFLTAAAAGALGAGALAAAEGRAAAAASADAPRTPAAAPRLAPSRYVHIFYYPWYGSPAVNGSWRHWPQGGLTPPDRIGSDFYPAAGAYDSGDRAVVDRHMGWLAQAGTGVLVTSWWGQGGYEDQRVPLLLDAAAARGLKVAWHIEPYAGRTARSVVDDIGYLIQRYGGHPAFYRDAAHGDRGAYYVFESLRIVDWAPLDQVADRAIVLAQTTDVSKVAHFGGMYTYDAIAAGNNPQWAGPAAYCRDHGMVWAPSIGPGYIDDRAVPGNTTPTLEREDGATYDLEWNNALSPANGGPPTWVSITSFNEWHEGSQIEPAASAPPTAQSYRTYSGAYGRTGAAAETAYLDRTAYWVARFEAARRR
- a CDS encoding NAD-dependent epimerase/dehydratase family protein; the protein is MTHVLVTGAAGHIGRHVVEDLLHHGYHVTAADRKPVHDRRLERSLAGDLRDRELVREALRGVTALVHLAAIPHPDTRDPAGQFTANCHTAYLTLDEAGRAGVRRVVAASSIGVLGLAWSTHPRSPGYVPVDESHSTLAEDPYGLSKLVLEQVAEGTHRRWGTDTVCLRFPFTGTGPRLTRQLAAVRADPGHHASDLWGWLDTRDAAAAVRAALGAEVHGSHVLYVTAADTSSDLPTAELLARYHPTARIVAPLSRFAGLYDASRCTRLLGFAPTHGRRTADAVAEGPHRSSPTEGP
- a CDS encoding IclR family transcriptional regulator, with product MSGAARIRRHEDVKSAARVLEVLELLGAEGARLSLADMASTLAVPKSSLHAVLRTMESRRWVETDPSGTLYSLGLKALLTGTAYLESDDLAGIAGPVLDLLAEETGEAVHLGRLDDTDVVYLAKRESRHALRMYSAVGRRLPAHATALGKAILSQYDAAEIQRRLNWPLTALTPSTVTDPDELLAQLADARKRGWAQDEGESSVDIRCVAVPLGTGHGGGDAISCSAPRSRMDDARLSEIAAHVTEAAHSLRTLLKRLGEH
- a CDS encoding enolase C-terminal domain-like protein produces the protein MSAPHEPHLPPAQAPWVAERGDKLRITAVRTFLTGPQGCPYLIVRIETNDPGLYGLGCASDPQRTLAVRSVIDDYLAPLLRGRDPGDIEDLHRLALNSAYWRGGSITGNALGGVDVALWDLKAKRLGAPLYALLGGRFRHRAAAYTHVDGRDAEELADKVAAARERGFGHVRVQTAVPGSDTYGAAPAGAGEARARHDRSGRWDSAAYLRAVPPVLRRTRELVGDDVELLHDAHERLDPRQAVEFLRRVADAGLYFVEDVLAPEDAAHFARLRAASPVPLAMGELFSDPTQFLPLLAGPVIDFARIRIPTLGGLTPARKLAAACELHGVRLAPHGPGDVSPLAQAATVALDISSPAFGVQEAATFREAVLEVFPGTIVPRLGAMEPREAPGLGVDFDESAARRYPAPEPLAHDRWALLRTTDGSVQRP
- a CDS encoding PQQ-dependent sugar dehydrogenase gives rise to the protein MHRKRLGLRRSLALFTGTLLTGATLTLTAPAADAKPDPDRTAAAPVFQQVTLAKGVAETGEPMSLAVLPDRSVLHTSRDGTLRLTDAAGTTKVAGTLPVYSHDEEGLQGVGVDPGFGANRFIYLYYAPPLNTPGGDAPENGTAADFTRFDGVNRLSRFVLRTDGTLDRASEKTVLEVKTSRGMCCHVGGDIDFDAQGNLYLSTGDDSNPFASDGYTPIDERASRNPAFDAQRSAGNTNDLRGKILRIKVKADGSYDIPAGNLFAPGTAKTRPEIYAMGFRNPFRMSVDKATGVVYVGDYGPDAGNASSTRGPQGMVEFARVTKAGNFGWPYCVGKNQPYIDYDFATGTSGSAFNCAAPKNTSPNNTGLTDLPPAQPAWIPYDGGSVPEFGNGSESPMAGPVYRYNANLNSPVKFPQEYDGDFFAGEFGRKWIKRIDQGADGTVGSINAFPWTGTQVMDMAFGPDGALYVLDYGTGWGAGDANSALYRIENVVGGRAPVAQAAADKTSGKAPLQVRFSSSGSSDPDGDAIGYSWDFGDGGKSTEANPAHTYTANGTYTATLTARDPGGLTGTASVHITVGNTAPTVTLELPGDGQLFTFGDKVPFRIKVSDPEDGTIDCAKVKITHLLGHDSHAHPITSATGCEGTLQTLADGEHDENANIFGVFDAEYTDKGASGQPALTTHTQHVAQPKHRQAEHYTAFQGIEQASHSTAHGGKTVGFTDNGDWISFKPYLLNNATKLTARISSGGPGGTIEVRAGSPTGTLLGTATVPATGGWENFQDVSATLGGAPSGTTTLYFVFKGVTGQGNLFDLDDFTFTTG